In methanogenic archaeon ISO4-H5, the following are encoded in one genomic region:
- a CDS encoding Na+dependent transporter SBF family — MDFWNYATDVRLFVALGIVLAICIGSIGDIAAPLSIAVLTVQLTASIHGLHIKKEEFRSDFKPAVLSLIYCFGICTGSALLMGLFFIDNTALWYGWVMLAAVPAGVSVVTLALMMKGNMAMTMIAMVLIYGVAMFITPAMTFVFIGDAVSPLEILKYIILFIGIPVLLNIPLSRVSIQRKYKVSFINVLMMVLLVLTLGRNRDFIFENVDLLSMLVLACIFRTFIVGSLMLYILKKKGVERQNTVVYVGYGVWKNSGLGASLCMLLLVSYPEAALPCALSLVVESVWFALTNKSVSTNWPAEIYPEETKSYGRKAQ, encoded by the coding sequence ATGGATTTCTGGAACTATGCCACCGATGTGAGGTTATTCGTCGCATTGGGCATAGTGCTGGCAATTTGCATCGGATCCATCGGAGACATCGCGGCTCCGCTTTCCATCGCCGTTCTGACGGTGCAGCTCACCGCATCGATCCACGGACTTCACATAAAGAAGGAGGAGTTCCGCAGCGATTTCAAACCTGCAGTTCTATCTCTGATCTACTGTTTCGGCATCTGCACCGGTTCCGCACTCCTGATGGGTTTATTCTTCATCGACAATACTGCTTTGTGGTACGGCTGGGTCATGCTCGCTGCGGTCCCCGCGGGAGTGTCCGTGGTGACTCTGGCACTTATGATGAAAGGCAACATGGCGATGACCATGATCGCCATGGTCCTGATCTATGGAGTGGCGATGTTCATTACCCCTGCCATGACTTTCGTTTTCATCGGCGATGCAGTAAGTCCTCTCGAGATCCTGAAGTACATCATCCTGTTCATCGGCATCCCTGTGCTGCTGAACATCCCTCTGAGCAGGGTTTCCATCCAAAGGAAGTACAAGGTGTCCTTCATCAACGTGCTGATGATGGTGCTGCTGGTGCTTACCCTGGGACGCAACAGGGATTTCATCTTCGAGAACGTAGACCTTCTCAGTATGCTGGTTCTTGCCTGTATCTTCAGGACCTTCATCGTAGGTTCCCTGATGCTCTATATCCTGAAGAAGAAAGGGGTGGAGAGGCAGAATACCGTGGTTTATGTCGGATACGGGGTCTGGAAGAATTCCGGTTTGGGAGCGTCTCTGTGCATGCTGCTGCTGGTGAGCTATCCGGAGGCAGCCCTGCCGTGTGCCCTTTCCCTAGTGGTCGAATCAGTCTGGTTTGCGCTCACTAATAAGTCGGTGTCAACAAACTGGCCTGCCGAAATATATCCCGAAGAGACCAAATCCTACGGCAGAAAGGCACAGTAA
- a CDS encoding transmembrane protein encodes MSFRWALPIAAVLMATGFILFTECADESEALNEGYKLDWEGNDLTATGSGDFQSDPGWTALENLTIVPDGGEVSIPDEAFQNNATLRTVTIQGSVGSLGGEHAFYNCDALETVIVHGSVGSIGFSAISYCGALTTVTIEGSVGHVGECAFOSCSILGTVTIKGTVDSIGNTAFMGCHALTTVTIKGSVESIGSNVFSYCDALTTVTIKGSVESIGEAAFEACALTAVALKGPLQSIGSDAFRNCKALTSVDIEGSVGAIGYGAFWNCDALTTVTIKGSVESIGIEAFSSCDHLGTVTITGPITAIGGNAFFGSENLETLNIACNDPLNITAGSADNGRIAQHAVTVNHVHRYSATYTWADDGSSCTVHMVCANSSDHKHDEIPPVTSVVKIPPTATEMGTTEYSVSGTYDGFAYSDTKDVQDIPATGGDPYDPGDKPSSHNRFLALALTLSVLSLLGVVGAVVLLRRRTV; translated from the coding sequence ATGTCCTTCCGCTGGGCTCTTCCGATCGCAGCCGTCCTGATGGCGACGGGATTCATCCTTTTCACGGAATGTGCGGATGAGTCGGAGGCTCTGAACGAGGGCTACAAATTGGATTGGGAAGGTAACGATCTCACCGCTACGGGCAGCGGCGACTTCCAAAGTGATCCGGGCTGGACCGCCCTGGAGAATCTGACCATCGTTCCCGATGGCGGCGAGGTGAGTATACCCGATGAGGCGTTCCAGAATAATGCCACACTCAGAACCGTCACCATCCAGGGTTCAGTCGGTTCCCTCGGCGGAGAACATGCGTTCTATAACTGCGATGCGCTGGAAACCGTCATCGTACATGGTTCGGTGGGTTCCATCGGTTTCAGTGCAATCTCTTACTGTGGTGCCCTCACCACAGTTACCATAGAGGGATCTGTGGGACATGTCGGAGAATGTGCATTTTAGTCCTGCAGCATTCTTGGCACAGTAACCATAAAGGGTACTGTAGATTCCATAGGCAATACTGCGTTCATGGGCTGTCATGCCCTTACCACAGTAACCATAAAGGGTTCCGTGGAGTCCATCGGCTCGAATGTATTCTCTTACTGCGATGCCCTCACCACAGTAACCATAAAGGGTTCCGTGGAGTCCATCGGTGAGGCTGCGTTCGAAGCCTGTGCTCTGACCGCTGTTGCCCTTAAGGGCCCCCTGCAGTCTATCGGATCAGATGCGTTCCGTAATTGCAAAGCCCTAACCTCAGTAGACATCGAGGGTTCCGTGGGGGCCATAGGTTATGGAGCCTTCTGGAACTGCGATGCCCTTACCACAGTAACCATAAAGGGTTCCGTGGAGTCCATCGGGATCGAAGCGTTCTCATCCTGCGACCATCTAGGCACCGTTACCATCACCGGTCCGATTACCGCTATAGGCGGAAATGCATTCTTCGGAAGTGAGAATCTGGAGACCTTGAACATCGCCTGCAACGACCCGCTGAACATCACCGCGGGAAGTGCTGATAACGGTCGCATCGCACAACATGCCGTGACCGTGAACCATGTCCATAGGTATTCCGCCACATACACGTGGGCCGACGACGGGAGTTCCTGCACGGTTCACATGGTATGCGCCAACTCCTCCGATCACAAACACGATGAGATTCCTCCGGTTACCTCGGTCGTGAAGATTCCACCCACCGCGACAGAGATGGGAACCACCGAGTATTCCGTGTCGGGTACCTACGACGGCTTCGCCTATTCCGACACCAAGGACGTGCAGGACATCCCTGCGACCGGTGGAGATCCCTATGACCCAGGCGATAAACCATCAAGCCATAACCGGTTCCTCGCACTCGCACTTACCCTGTCTGTGCTGTCCCTTCTCGGAGTGGTCGGTGCAGTGGTCCTTCTACGCAGACGTACGGTCTGA
- a CDS encoding Nitroreductase family protein produces the protein MESTLQITDNCIGCGKCVKVCIRGHLHVEDKKVREVDSAYSCFRCGHCEAVCPKGAITLIKGDAPEAVDGCPVSATDMAKLLRTRRSIRWFDRNCTKEEIASLLAAVRYAPTAENSQKVEYAVIDSRFGEFMEMLASILRSHTGEHPRLKQFVDYVDGGMKEKNNPFTWEGRQLIIAFARFPIDAIIPIEQLDLMAYSMGLGGFHSRWMLQASENDPEKFMSFFPDVDPELKAYAIFVVGHPRMRFIRTVPRDERKIHYM, from the coding sequence ATGGAATCCACCCTCCAAATAACGGATAACTGCATTGGGTGTGGGAAATGTGTGAAAGTCTGCATCCGCGGACATCTCCATGTCGAGGACAAGAAGGTCCGCGAGGTAGACTCCGCATATTCCTGCTTCAGGTGCGGACACTGCGAAGCGGTATGTCCCAAAGGTGCCATAACCCTGATCAAAGGGGATGCCCCCGAGGCTGTGGACGGCTGCCCTGTTTCTGCCACCGATATGGCGAAACTCCTGCGCACCAGGCGCAGTATCCGCTGGTTCGACCGGAACTGTACCAAGGAGGAAATCGCTTCCCTGCTGGCGGCTGTCCGTTACGCTCCGACTGCGGAGAACTCGCAGAAGGTGGAGTATGCGGTCATCGATTCCCGTTTCGGGGAGTTCATGGAGATGCTTGCATCTATCCTTCGTTCGCATACCGGAGAACACCCGAGGCTGAAGCAGTTCGTCGACTACGTGGACGGAGGTATGAAGGAGAAGAACAATCCCTTCACCTGGGAAGGAAGGCAGCTCATCATCGCCTTCGCACGTTTCCCCATCGATGCCATCATCCCCATCGAACAGCTGGATCTGATGGCTTACTCCATGGGTCTCGGAGGGTTCCATTCGAGGTGGATGCTGCAGGCCTCGGAGAACGATCCCGAGAAGTTCATGAGCTTCTTCCCCGATGTCGATCCCGAGCTTAAGGCGTATGCGATCTTCGTCGTCGGGCATCCGAGGATGCGCTTCATCCGCACGGTCCCCCGTGACGAGAGGAAGATCCACTATATGTGA
- a CDS encoding transmembrane protein — protein sequence MANSLDRSDREAAKKKTAAAEERRRVKEEKKNDMQERKTRKSTRSRNKKKSAARYDTKSMMKTMAVSVSILVAVFLLLEAILLIWKAMNFAPGDTSYTNNDNYWHLLNIADTCVGFLVGILAMDILNYFERGQKARRDEERAIIRHNRIVKPAIDMYLARKNSLITPAGEDFKPFQIVTNATPRDLKDLYGPSPINTDSKRMKIATFEYYTKKLNVAFMNMAEDINFDYNPEICDAVLAFINETTYGRSALDSIVAYGEEGNRTVRNSLIRQLKESSDNPDIFEAGDELNTALIVLHMIHAQEDALKKYLDAMEELDHSSQRRIKKL from the coding sequence ATGGCTAACAGTCTCGACCGTTCCGACAGGGAGGCCGCCAAGAAGAAGACCGCGGCCGCCGAGGAACGCAGAAGGGTGAAGGAAGAGAAGAAGAACGACATGCAGGAGAGGAAGACCCGCAAGTCCACCCGTTCCAGGAACAAGAAGAAGAGCGCCGCCAGGTACGACACCAAATCCATGATGAAGACCATGGCAGTCTCGGTCTCCATCCTAGTGGCGGTGTTCCTCCTGCTCGAAGCGATTCTGCTCATCTGGAAGGCCATGAACTTCGCTCCCGGCGATACGAGCTACACCAACAACGACAATTACTGGCACTTGCTCAACATCGCGGACACCTGTGTCGGTTTCCTCGTAGGTATCCTCGCCATGGATATCCTGAACTACTTCGAGAGGGGCCAGAAGGCAAGAAGGGATGAGGAGAGGGCCATCATCAGGCACAACAGGATTGTCAAGCCCGCCATCGATATGTACCTCGCCAGAAAGAACAGCCTCATCACCCCCGCGGGTGAGGACTTCAAACCCTTCCAGATCGTCACCAACGCCACCCCCAGGGACCTCAAGGACCTGTACGGGCCGTCACCGATCAACACCGACTCCAAGAGGATGAAGATCGCCACCTTCGAGTATTACACCAAGAAACTGAACGTGGCCTTCATGAACATGGCCGAGGACATCAACTTCGACTACAACCCGGAGATCTGCGACGCGGTGCTCGCTTTCATCAACGAGACCACCTACGGAAGGTCCGCACTCGATTCCATCGTCGCCTACGGCGAAGAGGGCAACAGGACCGTCAGGAACTCACTCATCAGACAGCTCAAGGAGAGTTCAGACAACCCCGATATCTTCGAGGCCGGCGACGAACTCAACACCGCGCTCATCGTCCTGCACATGATCCATGCTCAGGAGGATGCCCTGAAGAAGTATCTCGACGCCATGGAAGAACTCGACCACTCTTCCCAGCGCCGTATCAAGAAGCTCTGA
- a CDS encoding HPr kinase has protein sequence MAYETTVISTERCLELRGRYAKDLLFFTKADICGICVELQTADRNHMEMWNDNFYAPSDMTRSHARVICVKDPEQPLHVDFDPATFTAILYNFDYYGWVKSIALGISGYILEAAHDIYSVHGAAINCDGTGVALIAPSKTGKTTQSWGLLRHENSQLISDDWFFVTFGSGRPLIRGSEKNCYIDADIGDVWEQYKPLVKNVQFDNKGRGIANVRWVAGRTSVVPTATLRYVILLKRDYDDQNVCRELTPDEALEYLSQHDLCNPHQIIRDEFRNSLRRGFLRKVFAQCQTFMVNTIRSPQETQAEISKIIGGA, from the coding sequence ATGGCATACGAAACGACAGTCATTTCAACCGAGAGATGTCTGGAACTTCGCGGGAGATACGCCAAGGACCTGCTTTTCTTCACTAAAGCAGACATCTGCGGTATCTGTGTTGAACTGCAGACCGCCGACCGCAATCACATGGAGATGTGGAACGACAACTTCTACGCCCCTTCCGACATGACCCGCTCGCATGCGAGGGTCATCTGCGTGAAGGACCCGGAGCAGCCCCTCCACGTGGATTTCGATCCCGCCACGTTCACAGCCATCCTCTACAATTTCGATTACTACGGATGGGTGAAGAGCATCGCCCTCGGCATATCTGGGTATATACTCGAAGCCGCCCACGACATCTATTCTGTTCACGGAGCGGCAATCAACTGCGACGGTACGGGAGTGGCGCTCATCGCCCCTTCCAAGACCGGCAAGACCACCCAGTCCTGGGGACTCCTCAGGCACGAGAACTCCCAGCTCATCTCAGACGACTGGTTCTTCGTCACCTTCGGCAGCGGCAGGCCTCTGATCAGAGGTTCGGAGAAGAACTGCTACATCGACGCCGACATCGGGGACGTTTGGGAACAGTACAAGCCTCTGGTGAAGAACGTTCAGTTCGACAACAAGGGCAGGGGAATCGCCAACGTCAGGTGGGTCGCAGGCAGGACTTCGGTTGTCCCCACCGCCACCCTGAGGTACGTTATCCTCCTGAAACGCGACTACGACGACCAGAACGTATGCCGCGAACTCACTCCCGACGAGGCTCTCGAATACCTCTCGCAGCACGACCTCTGCAACCCCCATCAGATCATCCGCGACGAGTTCAGGAACTCCCTCAGAAGAGGATTCCTCCGCAAGGTTTTCGCACAGTGCCAGACATTCATGGTCAACACCATCCGCTCTCCCCAGGAGACACAGGCGGAAATTTCCAAGATCATCGGAGGTGCCTGA
- a CDS encoding flavodoxin, protein MGGTVIIYSSFAGKTRKIAKYLAEKLGADIFDLKLQTNIDLSTYDRIIMGTGVHAGNPYGRVTRFVEDHEDIFLDKEVVLFVSCMYSGERAEKQCSEIAKEYHINNAVFFSIRGEKNEAGLSKDVDMFIERMMP, encoded by the coding sequence TTGGGAGGCACAGTCATCATTTATTCTTCATTCGCGGGGAAGACCCGCAAGATCGCCAAGTACCTGGCAGAGAAGCTGGGTGCGGACATATTCGATCTCAAGCTCCAGACTAACATCGATCTCAGCACCTATGACAGGATCATCATGGGTACCGGCGTGCATGCAGGTAACCCCTACGGCCGCGTTACCAGGTTCGTGGAGGACCATGAGGATATCTTCCTCGACAAGGAAGTGGTCCTTTTCGTGAGCTGCATGTACTCCGGAGAGCGTGCCGAGAAGCAGTGCAGCGAGATCGCCAAGGAGTACCACATCAACAACGCGGTATTCTTCAGTATCAGGGGCGAGAAGAACGAGGCGGGCCTTTCCAAGGATGTCGATATGTTCATCGAGAGGATGATGCCGTGA
- a CDS encoding transmembrane protein: MNTALLAILIYLVINAISLCAYAYDKYKAVEGKWRTRESTLLFFGFLGPWGAVIGMYRFHHKTQKPKFKLNFLFLILHIIGIALLVKYYLL, encoded by the coding sequence GTGAACACAGCACTCTTGGCCATCCTGATCTACCTTGTGATCAATGCAATCTCACTGTGCGCCTATGCCTATGACAAGTACAAGGCGGTCGAGGGCAAATGGAGGACCAGGGAGAGCACCCTGCTCTTCTTCGGATTCCTCGGCCCTTGGGGTGCGGTCATCGGAATGTACCGCTTCCATCACAAGACCCAGAAGCCCAAATTCAAACTGAACTTCCTGTTCCTGATCCTGCACATTATCGGGATTGCACTGCTCGTAAAATACTACCTGCTCTGA
- a CDS encoding wyosine biosynthesis protein TYW1, producing MDENYKATLIKQQYRLYKDHSAVKLCGWLKESLVHCRNCYKQDFYGIQSHRCLQMTPSINECTHMCPFCWRIMGKDFEVNDWAEPKEMLDNLIAQQRLLISGFKGHPDCDLAKFEEAMHPNQVACSLAGEPTIYPYLSEFFKECHSRGMTTFLVTNGTNPEKLAEMDTLPRQIYVTVAAPDKKTYLEACRPKISDGWERLMKTLELFPSLETRTVVRHTLVKNLNLKDPEGYAKLDKIADPDLIEPKGYVFVGGSRQRLSVDCMPEWELMNDFSSRLGDLMGMKILKSKQDSRVLLLGPEGMELDVRKAWENGIPSSPRIDRMREEGLL from the coding sequence ATGGACGAGAATTACAAGGCTACGCTCATAAAACAGCAGTACCGCCTCTACAAGGACCATTCCGCCGTAAAACTGTGCGGATGGCTGAAGGAGAGCCTGGTCCACTGCAGGAACTGCTACAAACAGGATTTCTACGGCATCCAGAGCCACCGCTGCCTGCAGATGACACCCTCCATCAACGAATGCACCCACATGTGCCCGTTCTGCTGGAGGATCATGGGCAAGGATTTCGAGGTCAACGATTGGGCAGAACCCAAGGAAATGCTCGACAACCTCATCGCCCAGCAAAGGCTACTCATCTCGGGATTCAAGGGACATCCCGACTGCGACCTCGCCAAGTTCGAGGAGGCCATGCATCCCAATCAGGTGGCCTGTTCCCTGGCAGGAGAACCGACCATCTATCCTTACCTTTCGGAATTCTTCAAGGAATGCCACTCCCGCGGAATGACCACCTTCCTGGTCACCAACGGTACCAATCCCGAGAAACTGGCCGAGATGGATACCCTCCCCCGCCAAATTTACGTAACCGTAGCCGCTCCCGACAAGAAGACCTATCTCGAAGCGTGCAGGCCCAAGATAAGCGACGGGTGGGAGAGGCTTATGAAGACCCTCGAGCTGTTCCCCTCGCTGGAGACCAGGACGGTCGTCAGGCACACATTGGTGAAGAACCTGAACCTGAAGGATCCTGAAGGTTATGCGAAACTCGACAAGATCGCTGACCCGGACCTCATCGAACCCAAGGGCTACGTGTTCGTCGGAGGCTCCCGCCAGAGGCTCTCCGTAGACTGCATGCCCGAATGGGAGCTCATGAACGACTTCTCTTCCCGGCTCGGGGACCTCATGGGCATGAAGATTCTGAAATCCAAACAGGACAGCAGGGTGCTGCTCCTGGGACCCGAGGGCATGGAACTCGATGTGAGGAAGGCTTGGGAGAATGGTATTCCCTCCTCCCCCCGCATCGACCGCATGAGGGAGGAAGGCCTGCTCTGA
- a CDS encoding replication factor C large subunit RfcL, with product MSADDWTEKYRPQSLKDIVGNPTSAESMRQWALSWEKGIPKFRAMVLIGTPGIGKTSAAEALARDMGWGIVEMNASDQRTGPAIENIAGRAAIFNSFGDDGNFKSTKEGGMKLIVLDEADSLYGNADRGAMPAIMDLVRHSKQPVILICNDFYGLSKKSSAIKTETYQITFRKPQTASIEKVLMKICAKEHAHVEADAIHIIAENADGDLRAAVRDLQSLVLGYGDVTAEMAKALGQRESRSDMYEFIGALLRKRDAEKARQLLRECDVDPPTVELWIDENLPAHCASRSDLAAAYDALSKADVHLGRVSKRMYYGLWKYASDMMVDGIVNSLKTPLSGFARVNFPNYLSKMSRSRSSRQTRKDLADKLCVITHTSANRVLNESMDYFRTMCINDVGFRVTLVREADLEADELAFLMGCKIDDKRIKTAMDLAHPPEPKEKKISSRSKKAAEPTPAEKPKEAPAPAPEPKAETPEPKPEPKPVDRRQKSLFDF from the coding sequence ATGAGTGCGGACGACTGGACGGAGAAATACAGGCCCCAGAGCCTGAAGGACATAGTGGGCAATCCCACCTCCGCCGAATCCATGCGCCAGTGGGCCCTCTCCTGGGAGAAGGGCATTCCCAAGTTCCGCGCCATGGTCCTCATAGGTACTCCCGGCATCGGGAAGACCTCGGCTGCCGAAGCGCTCGCCCGCGATATGGGCTGGGGCATCGTCGAGATGAATGCATCCGATCAGAGGACGGGTCCCGCCATCGAGAACATCGCCGGCAGGGCCGCCATCTTCAACAGCTTCGGCGACGACGGAAACTTCAAGAGCACCAAAGAGGGCGGGATGAAGCTCATCGTCCTCGACGAGGCGGACAGCCTCTACGGCAACGCGGACCGCGGAGCAATGCCCGCCATCATGGATCTCGTCCGCCATTCCAAACAGCCTGTTATTCTCATCTGCAACGATTTCTACGGACTCTCCAAAAAGAGCTCCGCCATCAAGACCGAGACCTATCAGATCACATTCAGGAAGCCGCAGACCGCTTCCATCGAGAAGGTCCTCATGAAGATCTGCGCCAAGGAGCATGCCCATGTGGAGGCTGACGCCATCCACATCATCGCGGAGAACGCGGACGGAGACCTCCGTGCCGCGGTCAGGGATCTGCAGTCCCTCGTTCTCGGATACGGGGATGTCACCGCCGAGATGGCCAAGGCCCTCGGTCAGAGGGAATCCCGTTCCGACATGTACGAGTTCATCGGCGCCCTCCTCAGGAAGCGCGATGCGGAGAAGGCACGTCAGCTCCTGAGGGAATGCGATGTCGATCCCCCTACGGTTGAATTATGGATCGACGAGAACCTCCCCGCACACTGTGCCAGCCGTTCGGATCTCGCAGCAGCGTATGACGCTCTCTCGAAGGCCGACGTACACCTCGGAAGGGTCAGCAAACGCATGTATTACGGCCTTTGGAAGTATGCGAGCGACATGATGGTGGACGGCATCGTGAACAGCCTGAAGACGCCCCTTTCAGGCTTCGCAAGGGTGAATTTCCCGAACTATCTCTCTAAGATGTCCCGCTCCCGCTCCTCCAGGCAGACCAGGAAGGACCTGGCGGACAAACTCTGCGTCATTACTCATACATCAGCTAACAGAGTGCTCAACGAATCCATGGACTACTTCAGGACCATGTGCATCAACGATGTCGGATTCCGTGTGACCCTCGTCCGCGAAGCAGATCTCGAAGCGGACGAACTCGCATTCCTGATGGGATGCAAGATCGACGATAAGCGCATCAAGACGGCGATGGATCTGGCACATCCGCCCGAGCCCAAGGAGAAGAAGATCTCCTCCCGTTCCAAGAAGGCCGCCGAACCCACACCTGCGGAGAAACCAAAGGAGGCACCTGCCCCCGCTCCCGAACCCAAAGCGGAAACCCCGGAGCCCAAACCAGAACCTAAACCCGTCGACCGCCGCCAGAAGAGCCTCTTCGATTTCTGA
- a CDS encoding transmembrane protein has translation MGESGPVSADKPQDGVRYCLECGEAVEPGADFCYRCGSKRIFQVGDNNRLVLKKGECPYCGHMNVEEAKFCASCGKRIGEFEYTPVRRRPLTGKDYLIMAITFLPGAFFIFGLGHLALKKYSRGLMFLCISAVMIYLRYFTIGSGGSIYIFLEVIGLLVYLKQAMEVLSELMGGSI, from the coding sequence ATGGGAGAATCCGGTCCGGTATCCGCAGACAAACCGCAGGACGGCGTACGCTACTGTCTCGAATGCGGGGAAGCCGTCGAACCGGGAGCGGATTTCTGCTATCGCTGCGGTTCCAAGAGGATCTTCCAGGTCGGCGATAACAACAGGTTGGTCCTTAAGAAGGGCGAATGCCCCTACTGCGGCCACATGAATGTCGAAGAGGCCAAGTTCTGTGCCTCATGCGGAAAGCGCATCGGAGAGTTCGAATACACACCGGTGCGCCGCAGACCTCTGACGGGAAAGGACTATCTCATCATGGCCATCACCTTCCTGCCGGGAGCGTTCTTCATCTTCGGATTGGGCCACCTTGCACTGAAGAAGTACTCACGCGGACTCATGTTCCTGTGCATTTCCGCGGTTATGATCTATCTGCGCTACTTCACGATAGGCTCCGGCGGGTCAATCTACATATTCCTTGAGGTGATAGGGTTGCTCGTATACCTCAAACAGGCCATGGAGGTCCTGTCTGAGCTGATGGGAGGCAGCATATGA
- a CDS encoding amino acid/peptide transporter: MSEEANTTAGVTNELVRSIDWKQGLIIAMGIPILIVPSLCDLSVTLWSMSIIIWVLSVLSGFLLNIPLGEMCATFGVAGIGGSIQYVYKDDEKYAGKKVNKGRLIGSLGAWAYFATWVPVIPIFTIMTGVYINDYFGLNLTGFTATLYYLALGFLIYLFIIISGRKGLEGGAKIQLILAAVTIIPILVICIVPLFNGTFHLDIITKELLPMDHVFSDSTHSDAWVWNGNNILMILGCFTVAQWSAVGWESAATYGAEYKEPSRDVPKALIACGLMCLFMYFVIAFCMYGALGIDKIYEAGAATLIPVSEADFGQAAGAIAVVLLIAGMVMIIQTAFLGTARTIQIMAKEGNFPYMFSLTNKYGVPIYAMLFEAFIGFVIILAGITASQILAVSALGFAIALGMCMLAFIKSRHDPRFKDVERVYRAPKWALPGAYFMAIFEFFFMIPGLLYYVYEYMGFGYCIIGIGATLLYVPAWIFIQWWNCQMHPEVTPGVHFEKEANPQPKLMSAFAIVGAILVFCAGVCGWVDGMPFVRGFSLFSASWADGIFQFIPLIVMIVGFLVLAVEALNFLKPEGSKALTIVCLVLSVVALVLSAVFLTWDIFGGAVVLGLGAKVSLAGSIIAVIFAVLQTMGIYGHNVKLGKLSATKE; this comes from the coding sequence ATGTCAGAAGAAGCAAACACGACAGCCGGTGTGACCAACGAGTTGGTCAGAAGCATCGACTGGAAACAGGGACTCATCATCGCCATGGGTATCCCGATTCTCATCGTACCCTCGCTGTGCGATCTGTCGGTAACCCTCTGGTCGATGAGCATCATCATTTGGGTATTGTCAGTCCTTTCCGGTTTCCTTCTCAACATCCCCCTCGGAGAGATGTGCGCAACCTTCGGTGTCGCCGGAATCGGCGGTTCGATTCAGTATGTCTACAAGGATGATGAGAAATACGCAGGAAAGAAAGTCAACAAAGGACGTCTGATCGGTTCGCTGGGAGCCTGGGCATATTTCGCAACCTGGGTACCTGTCATCCCGATCTTCACCATCATGACCGGTGTCTACATCAACGATTACTTCGGTCTGAACCTTACCGGCTTTACTGCCACACTGTACTACCTCGCACTCGGTTTCCTCATCTATCTGTTCATCATCATTTCTGGAAGGAAGGGACTCGAGGGCGGTGCGAAGATCCAGCTGATCCTCGCCGCAGTCACCATCATCCCTATCCTGGTCATCTGTATCGTTCCTCTCTTCAACGGAACCTTCCACCTCGATATCATCACCAAAGAACTGCTGCCTATGGATCATGTATTCAGCGACAGCACCCACAGCGATGCATGGGTCTGGAACGGTAACAACATCCTGATGATTCTCGGATGCTTCACTGTCGCACAGTGGAGTGCTGTCGGATGGGAATCCGCAGCAACCTACGGAGCAGAATACAAGGAGCCCTCCAGGGATGTCCCCAAGGCACTCATCGCCTGCGGACTGATGTGTCTGTTCATGTACTTCGTTATCGCGTTCTGCATGTACGGAGCACTCGGAATTGACAAGATTTACGAAGCTGGAGCTGCCACCCTGATTCCCGTCTCCGAAGCTGACTTCGGACAGGCAGCAGGTGCCATTGCAGTGGTCCTCCTCATCGCAGGAATGGTCATGATCATCCAGACCGCTTTCCTCGGAACCGCCAGGACCATCCAGATTATGGCAAAGGAAGGAAACTTCCCCTACATGTTCTCCCTTACCAACAAGTACGGTGTGCCCATCTACGCCATGCTGTTCGAGGCCTTCATCGGTTTCGTCATCATCCTCGCAGGCATCACCGCCTCCCAGATCCTCGCCGTATCCGCACTCGGATTCGCCATCGCTCTCGGAATGTGCATGCTCGCATTCATCAAGAGCAGGCACGACCCCCGCTTCAAGGATGTCGAGAGGGTCTACAGGGCACCCAAATGGGCATTGCCCGGAGCTTACTTCATGGCGATCTTCGAGTTCTTCTTCATGATCCCCGGACTTCTGTACTATGTATACGAGTACATGGGATTCGGATACTGCATCATCGGAATCGGAGCCACCCTCCTGTACGTCCCCGCCTGGATCTTCATCCAGTGGTGGAACTGCCAGATGCACCCCGAGGTCACCCCCGGAGTCCACTTCGAGAAGGAGGCCAACCCCCAGCCCAAGCTCATGAGCGCCTTCGCCATCGTCGGTGCAATCCTCGTCTTCTGCGCAGGAGTCTGCGGATGGGTCGACGGAATGCCCTTCGTCAGGGGATTCTCCCTCTTCAGCGCCAGCTGGGCAGACGGAATCTTCCAGTTCATCCCCCTCATCGTGATGATCGTCGGATTCCTCGTCCTTGCCGTCGAGGCACTCAACTTCCTCAAGCCCGAGGGATCCAAGGCACTCACCATCGTCTGCCTGGTCCTCTCCGTCGTCGCACTCGTCCTCTCCGCAGTGTTCCTCACCTGGGATATCTTCGGAGGAGCAGTCGTCCTCGGACTCGGAGCCAAGGTCAGCCTCGCCGGTTCCATCATCGCCGTCATCTTCGCAGTCCTTCAGACCATGGGTATCTACGGACACAACGTGAAGCTCGGCAAGCTCTCCGCAACCAAGGAGTGA